Proteins from a genomic interval of Chitinophagaceae bacterium:
- a CDS encoding 50S ribosomal protein L5, with amino-acid sequence MSYVPRLKKHYDDVVVSNMLEQFKYKSRMEVPKITKVVLNQGVKGATADKKLVDIAVNEMTSISGQKAVSTKARISVSNFKLREGMPIGAKVTLRRERMYEFLDRLLAVSLPRVRDFRGLNPKGFDGRGNFNMGVTEQIIFPEIDIDKISKITGMDITIVTTAQTDEEGKVLLMELGFPFKK; translated from the coding sequence ATGAGTTACGTACCAAGGTTAAAAAAACACTATGATGATGTAGTTGTATCTAACATGTTAGAGCAATTTAAGTATAAGTCTCGAATGGAAGTCCCTAAGATTACTAAAGTTGTTTTAAATCAAGGTGTTAAAGGAGCAACGGCAGATAAAAAATTAGTTGATATTGCAGTGAACGAAATGACTTCAATTTCAGGTCAAAAAGCAGTCTCAACCAAGGCAAGAATCTCAGTTTCAAACTTTAAATTGAGAGAAGGAATGCCCATCGGAGCAAAAGTGACTTTACGCAGAGAAAGAATGTATGAGTTTTTAGATAGATTATTAGCTGTATCTTTACCAAGAGTTAGAGATTTCAGAGGTCTAAATCCAAAAGGATTTGATGGTCGCGGAAACTTTAACATGGGAGTAACTGAGCAGATTATATTTCCGGAAATAGATATTGATAAAATCAGTAAAATTACCGGTATGGATATCACTATAGTTACTACAGCTCAAACTGACGAAGAAGGAAAAGTTTTATTAATGGAATTAGGATTCCCATTCAAAAAATAA
- a CDS encoding 50S ribosomal protein L24: MKFKKKSIPDFKRFAPKLHLKKGDTVKVLAGVDRGKQGRVLEVDASKYRAFVEGVNLVKRHTKPSAKEPNGGIIDKEASIHLSNLMLVDPKSGEPTRVGRRIEDDKLVRYSKKSGEVIK, from the coding sequence ATGAAGTTTAAGAAAAAATCAATACCTGATTTTAAAAGATTTGCTCCTAAGTTACACCTGAAAAAAGGCGATACTGTAAAAGTACTTGCCGGTGTTGACAGAGGAAAGCAAGGTAGGGTATTAGAAGTGGATGCTTCTAAATACAGAGCATTTGTTGAAGGTGTAAATCTTGTAAAAAGACATACCAAGCCAAGTGCAAAAGAACCCAATGGCGGAATTATTGACAAAGAAGCTTCTATACATTTGTCAAACCTGATGCTTGTTGATCCTAAATCAGGTGAACCAACAAGAGTTGGAAGAAGAATAGAAGATGATAAATTAGTTAGATATTCAAAGAAATCCGGGGAGGTGATAAAATAA
- a CDS encoding 30S ribosomal protein S14 — protein sequence MSKESIKARQRKREKLVAKFAEKRKKLKDEGKFIELSNLPRNSSPVRLRNRCKLTGRPRGYIRIFGLSRIKFRELASNGKIPGITKASW from the coding sequence ATGTCAAAAGAGTCTATAAAAGCAAGACAAAGAAAAAGAGAAAAACTGGTAGCTAAGTTTGCTGAAAAAAGAAAAAAGCTAAAAGATGAAGGTAAATTTATTGAATTATCTAATTTGCCAAGGAATTCTTCCCCGGTAAGATTACGTAACAGATGTAAATTAACCGGCAGACCGAGAGGTTACATTAGAATTTTCGGTTTATCCAGAATTAAATTCAGAGAATTAGCTTCAAACGGTAAGATTCCGGGCATTACAAAAGCCAGCTGGTAA
- a CDS encoding 50S ribosomal protein L14, which produces MIQQESRLRVADNSGAKEVLCIRVLGGTKRRYASIGDKIIVSVKSALPSGNVKKGSVSTAVVVRVKKEVRRKDGSYIRFDDNAVVLLNNNDEPRGSRIFGPVARELRERQFMKIVSLAPEVL; this is translated from the coding sequence ATGATACAGCAAGAATCAAGATTAAGAGTTGCAGATAACAGTGGTGCTAAAGAAGTTCTTTGTATACGTGTATTAGGCGGTACTAAAAGAAGATATGCTTCTATCGGTGATAAAATCATCGTGTCTGTAAAAAGTGCATTACCCAGCGGTAACGTCAAAAAAGGTAGTGTTTCGACAGCAGTAGTTGTTAGAGTTAAAAAAGAAGTTAGACGCAAAGATGGCAGCTATATTCGTTTTGATGACAATGCTGTTGTTTTATTAAATAATAATGATGAACCGAGAGGTTCCCGTATATTCGGTCCTGTGGCCAGAGAATTGAGAGAACGTCAGTTTATGAAAATTGTGTCTCTGGCACCGGAAGTATTATAA